Proteins co-encoded in one Arachis hypogaea cultivar Tifrunner chromosome 13, arahy.Tifrunner.gnm2.J5K5, whole genome shotgun sequence genomic window:
- the LOC112733904 gene encoding probable nucleoredoxin 1: MEDVAVAHNVLSLLSSPHRDFLIRNNADQVKIESLKGKNIGLYFSASWCGPCRRFTPTLVEVYDETVSKGEFEIVFVSSDRDEDSFNGYFSKMPWLAIPFSDSETISSLKKLFQVRGIPSLVLLDEAGKLVTKTGVMLINEHGAEAYPFTSQRIHELKDQEQEARRNQTLTSILVSRSRDFLISSDGKKVLVSELEGKIVGLYFYSVVYNASANFTPKLLEVYKKLREKGEKFEVVGIPLDSDEESFKKGLESVAWLSLPFNDKSIDKLARYFELSALPTLVIIGEDGKTLHSNVAEVVEEHGIAAYPFTPDKFAELSEIDKAKEASQTLESILVSGEQDFVIAKDGVKVPVSELVGKTILLYFSAHWCPPCRAFLPKLIDAYQKIKEKDNSALEVIFISSDRDQDSFEAFFGGMPWLALPFGDSRKAFLSRKFKVSGIPKLVAIGSSGRTVTKEARDLVDLHGADAYPFTEERIKELETAEEEIAKGWPQKLKHESHEHELVLTRRRIYNCDGCDGQGRVWSFYCAECDFDLHPKCALENKESKHDEANDEDKSKHGWVCDGQVCTKA, translated from the exons ATGGAGGATGTTGCAGTTGCACACAATGTTCTATCACTCCTCTCTTCTCCTCACAGGGACTTTCTTATTCGCAACAACGCTGATCAG gTTAAAATTGAGAGCTTGAAGGGAAAGAACATTGGTTTGTATTTTTCAGCATCATGGTGTGGTCCATGTAGAAGGTTCACCCCAACTTTGGTGGAGGTGTACGATGAGACAGTTTCCAAAGGTGAATTTGAGATCGTTTTTGTATCTTCTGATAGAGATGAAGATTCCTTCAACGGTTACTTTTCCAAGATGCCATGGCTTGCTATTCCCTTCTCGGATTCCGAGACCATTAGTAGCCTCAAGAAGCTGTTTCAAGTGAGGGGGATTCCCAGTCTTGTTCTGCTTGATGAAGCTGGTAAACTTGTCACTAAAACTGGGGTTATGCTTATCAATGAACATGGGGCTGAAGCATACCCTTTTACGTCACAAAGGATCCATGAGCTCAAGGATCAAGAACAGGAAGCCAGGAGGAACCAGACCTTAACATCAATTTTGGTCTCTCGCTCTCGTGATTTTCTCATATCTTCTGATGGGAAAAAA GTACTTGTATCTGAGCTTGAGGGCAAGATAGTTGGTCTGTATTTCTACTCTGTTGTATACAATGCATCGGCAAATTTTACTCCAAAGCTATTGGAGGTATACAAGAAGCTGAGGGAAAAGGGTGAGAAGTTTGAGGTTGTGGGAATACCCTTAGATAGTGATGAAGAATCATTCAAGAAAGGACTTGAAAGTGTGGCTTGGCTATCCTTGCCTTTCAATGACAAGAGCATTGATAAGTTGGCAAGGTACTTTGAGCTCTCAGCTCTCCCAACTTTGGTTATTATTGGAGAAGATGGCAAAACTCTTCATTCCAATGTTGCTGAGGTTGTTGAGGAGCATGGTATTGCTGCATACCCTTTCACTCCTGACAAGTTTGCTGAGCTCAGTGAGATCGACAAGGCCAAGGAGGCGTCTCAAACACTCGAGTCAATTTTGGTGTCTGGAGAACAAGATTTTGTCATAGCAAAAGATGGGGTGAAG GTTCCGGTTTCAGAGCTAGTAGGAAAGACCATCCTCTTATACTTCTCAGCCCATTGGTGTCCTCCATGCCGCGCATTCCTTCCAAAACTCATTGATGCATACCAGAAGATTAAGGAAAAGGACAATAGTGCATTAGAGGTAATTTTCATCTCAAGTGACCGGGACCAAGACTCCTTTGAGGCATTCTTTGGAGGAATGCCATGGTTGGCGCTTCCCTTTGGAGACTCAAGAAAGGCTTTCTTGAGCCGCAAGTTTAAGGTATCCGGCATCCCAAAGCTTGTGGCCATTGGATCAAGCGGCAGGACCGTCACAAAAGAGGCCAGGGATCTCGTTGACCTTCACGGCGCAGATGCTTATCCTTTCACTGAGGAGAGGATTAAGGAGTTAGAGACAGCAGAGGAAGAGATTGCAAAAGGGTGGCCTCAGAAGTTGAAGCATGAATCACATGAGCATGAGCTTGTGCTCACGCGCCGCAGGATATATAACTGCGATGGTTGTGATGGCCAGGGCCGTGTTTGGTCCTTCTATTGTGCCGAATGCGACTTTGATCTGCATCCAAAGTGTGCATTGGAGAACAAAGAAAGCAAACATGATGAGGCCAACGATGAAGACAAGTCTAAACATGGTTGGGTTTGTGATGGACAAGTTTGCACTAAAGCTTGA
- the LOC112733907 gene encoding transcription factor bHLH90 isoform X1, whose amino-acid sequence MSDSTVLEWLRPFVEAKAWDFVVVWKYGDDPTSFIEWLGCCCSGSCGESIENAKKLKDEEMDEKQNDMDSSSICKDAHFQHPIRTKACKALSQLPFAMSLYSGVHGEVAISQQPKWLTHGEEIGTQVLIPVVGGLVELFTTKLVPKDNNILEFIRAHCYVSLKQEAICAQHHTDVNFSENLSSEEQYTQSSPQLASTLTDGVHLLAANWCKSDPYIEEPSSGSNPSSEYTSFDSKFVCLTHHEYLGESVKLSPTCKTERPKYNETSGKQQGTLSSYCGNGKRNKTKSVRVPPKEGYHAKNLATERRRRNKIKNGLFTLRSLVPKITKMDRASILADAIDYIKELHGQVEDLKDEVRNLEVEDCEKNTLQSIMPSKEQGENRTLLTELNQRSSNSTKQIEMKMQTEVNHISRTEYLLKVCWEQKPGGFSRLMEAINSFGFQVETANMTTIDGKAQIILTVEAAKEGIHPTKLKDFLTEQTG is encoded by the exons ATGAGTGATTCTACAGTTTTAGAGTGGCTTAGGCCCTTTGTTGAGGCCAAAGCTTGGGACTTTGTGGTTGTTTGGAAATATGGGGATGACCCTACTAG CTTCATTGAGTGGCTGGGTTGTTGCTGTAGTGGGAGCTGTGGTGAAAGCATTGAGAATGCAAAGAAGCTCAAAGATGAAGAAATGGATGAAAAACAGAACGACATGGATTCTTCTTCCATTTGCAAGGATGCacattttcagcatccaattagAACCAAGGCTTGTAAGGCTCTTTCTCAGCTTCCTTTTGCAATGTCTCTCTATTCTGG TGTCCATGGAGAGGTTGCAATATCGCAGCAACCAAAATGGCTTACTCATGGAGAG GAAATTGGAACACAAGTTTTGATCCCTGTTGTTGGTGGTCTTGTTGAGCTCTTCACGACAAAGCTT GTTCCAAAAGACAATAACATCTTAGAGTTCATAAGAGCACATTGCTATGTTTCATTGAAGCAAGAAGCTATATGTGCACAGCACCACACCGATGTGAACTTCAGTGAAAATCTGTCATCAGAAGAACAATACACACAGAGCTCGCCACAACTTGCGTCAACTTTAACTGATGGTGTCCATCTTCTTGCAGCAAATTGGTGCAAATCGGATCCTTACATTGAAGAACCTTCCAGTGGATCTAATCCTTCAAGCGAATACACATCATTTGATTCGAAATTTGTCTGCTTGACTCACCATGAATATCTGGGTGAGTCGGTTAAATTATCACCTACCTGCAAAACCGAAAGGCCTAAGTACAATGAAACTTCAGGGAAGCAGCAAGGAACTTTGAGTTCCTATTGTGGCaatggcaaaagaaataaaacaaaatcGGTCAGGGTGCCTCCGAAGGAAGGTTACCATGCTAAAAATCTTGCcacagagaggagaagaagaaacaaGATTAAAAATGGCCTTTTCACTTTAAGGTCTCTAGTCCCAAAGATAACCAAG ATGGATAGAGCATCAATTCTAGCAGATGCAATTGACTACATTAAGGAACTgcatggacaagtagaagatctAAAAGATGAGGTCAGGAATTTGGAAGTAGAAGACTGTGAGAAGAACACACTGCAATCAATTATGCcaagtaaagaacaaggagaaAACAGAACTCTCCTTACTGAGCTCAATCAAAGAAGTTCTAATTCCACTAAACAGATAGAGATGAAG ATGCAAACAGAAGTGAATCATATAAGCAGGACAGAGTACTTGCTTAAGGTATGCTGGGAGCAGAAGCCAGGTGGGTTTTCAAGGTTGATGGAAGCTATAAATTCATTTGGATTTCAGGTGGAAACTGCCAATATGACCACAATTGACGGAAAGGCTCAGATCATTCTAACAGTTGAG GCAGCCAAGGAGGGAATTCACCCAACTAAGCTGAAGGATTTTTTGACAGAGCAAACAGGTTGA
- the LOC112733907 gene encoding transcription factor bHLH90 isoform X2: MDEKQNDMDSSSICKDAHFQHPIRTKACKALSQLPFAMSLYSGVHGEVAISQQPKWLTHGEEIGTQVLIPVVGGLVELFTTKLVPKDNNILEFIRAHCYVSLKQEAICAQHHTDVNFSENLSSEEQYTQSSPQLASTLTDGVHLLAANWCKSDPYIEEPSSGSNPSSEYTSFDSKFVCLTHHEYLGESVKLSPTCKTERPKYNETSGKQQGTLSSYCGNGKRNKTKSVRVPPKEGYHAKNLATERRRRNKIKNGLFTLRSLVPKITKMDRASILADAIDYIKELHGQVEDLKDEVRNLEVEDCEKNTLQSIMPSKEQGENRTLLTELNQRSSNSTKQIEMKMQTEVNHISRTEYLLKVCWEQKPGGFSRLMEAINSFGFQVETANMTTIDGKAQIILTVEAAKEGIHPTKLKDFLTEQTG, translated from the exons ATGGATGAAAAACAGAACGACATGGATTCTTCTTCCATTTGCAAGGATGCacattttcagcatccaattagAACCAAGGCTTGTAAGGCTCTTTCTCAGCTTCCTTTTGCAATGTCTCTCTATTCTGG TGTCCATGGAGAGGTTGCAATATCGCAGCAACCAAAATGGCTTACTCATGGAGAG GAAATTGGAACACAAGTTTTGATCCCTGTTGTTGGTGGTCTTGTTGAGCTCTTCACGACAAAGCTT GTTCCAAAAGACAATAACATCTTAGAGTTCATAAGAGCACATTGCTATGTTTCATTGAAGCAAGAAGCTATATGTGCACAGCACCACACCGATGTGAACTTCAGTGAAAATCTGTCATCAGAAGAACAATACACACAGAGCTCGCCACAACTTGCGTCAACTTTAACTGATGGTGTCCATCTTCTTGCAGCAAATTGGTGCAAATCGGATCCTTACATTGAAGAACCTTCCAGTGGATCTAATCCTTCAAGCGAATACACATCATTTGATTCGAAATTTGTCTGCTTGACTCACCATGAATATCTGGGTGAGTCGGTTAAATTATCACCTACCTGCAAAACCGAAAGGCCTAAGTACAATGAAACTTCAGGGAAGCAGCAAGGAACTTTGAGTTCCTATTGTGGCaatggcaaaagaaataaaacaaaatcGGTCAGGGTGCCTCCGAAGGAAGGTTACCATGCTAAAAATCTTGCcacagagaggagaagaagaaacaaGATTAAAAATGGCCTTTTCACTTTAAGGTCTCTAGTCCCAAAGATAACCAAG ATGGATAGAGCATCAATTCTAGCAGATGCAATTGACTACATTAAGGAACTgcatggacaagtagaagatctAAAAGATGAGGTCAGGAATTTGGAAGTAGAAGACTGTGAGAAGAACACACTGCAATCAATTATGCcaagtaaagaacaaggagaaAACAGAACTCTCCTTACTGAGCTCAATCAAAGAAGTTCTAATTCCACTAAACAGATAGAGATGAAG ATGCAAACAGAAGTGAATCATATAAGCAGGACAGAGTACTTGCTTAAGGTATGCTGGGAGCAGAAGCCAGGTGGGTTTTCAAGGTTGATGGAAGCTATAAATTCATTTGGATTTCAGGTGGAAACTGCCAATATGACCACAATTGACGGAAAGGCTCAGATCATTCTAACAGTTGAG GCAGCCAAGGAGGGAATTCACCCAACTAAGCTGAAGGATTTTTTGACAGAGCAAACAGGTTGA